A single window of Mycolicibacterium madagascariense DNA harbors:
- a CDS encoding ABC transporter permease, producing MNARLGGVVGLVGVLALWWLAAALGVAGGTIPTPAAVVSGMAHDGLALYGPNVAVTSRGALQGFLWGNGLAIAVAVLVVLVPPIESLATQLAILSYCTPLLALGPIILVVFGGRAPTIFLAAMYCFFTTMVGTVAGLRSADGASLDLVAAYGGGRWQQFVRVRLISAAPNTFAALKIAAPSAVLGAILGEYLGGVDSGVGVALTAAQTSYDVPRTWGLAIAAAAMAGAGYGIVAAVARLVAPWTSARGARR from the coding sequence GTGAATGCCCGACTCGGCGGGGTCGTCGGGCTCGTGGGGGTGCTCGCGCTCTGGTGGCTGGCGGCCGCGCTGGGCGTCGCGGGCGGAACGATTCCGACGCCCGCGGCCGTCGTGTCGGGCATGGCCCACGACGGCCTGGCGCTCTACGGACCCAACGTCGCGGTGACGTCGCGCGGCGCGCTGCAGGGCTTCCTGTGGGGCAACGGTCTGGCGATCGCGGTCGCGGTGTTGGTGGTCCTCGTCCCTCCCATCGAATCCCTCGCCACCCAGCTCGCGATCCTCAGCTACTGCACACCCCTGCTGGCGCTCGGTCCGATCATCCTGGTCGTCTTCGGCGGTCGCGCCCCGACGATCTTCCTCGCCGCGATGTACTGCTTCTTCACCACCATGGTCGGCACCGTGGCCGGACTGCGCTCGGCGGACGGGGCCAGCCTCGATCTGGTCGCGGCCTACGGCGGCGGACGGTGGCAGCAGTTCGTCAGGGTGCGGTTGATCTCCGCGGCGCCAAACACGTTCGCGGCCTTGAAGATAGCGGCGCCGTCCGCGGTGCTCGGCGCCATCCTCGGGGAGTACCTCGGCGGCGTCGACAGCGGTGTCGGGGTCGCGCTCACCGCCGCCCAGACGTCCTACGACGTGCCGCGCACGTGGGGGCTGGCCATCGCCGCGGCGGCCATGGCGGGCGCCGGTTACGGCATCGTCGCCGCGGTCGCCCGACTCGTCGCGCCGTGGACGTCGGCGCGGGGTGCTCGACGATGA